In Esox lucius isolate fEsoLuc1 chromosome 3, fEsoLuc1.pri, whole genome shotgun sequence, the sequence TCAGTCAGGTTCCTCTCGTCTCCAAAGTGGGGACAGAATGGAGACAGGAGAGCTTGTTTGCTCCTATGCCTCAGAAACAGACTCTGATGTGCTTGTGGTACACCCTGAGCCTCCGCTTGTTCCCACTGTATCAGCTGTCAACTCCAGCAGTCAAGCAGGGACTCATAGTGACAGGAGGGATATGGACATGATTGACTCTCAGCCTTTCCAAGTAGAGATGGACATGTGCTCTACGTGGACCAAAACGGCTAAGCCAGAGATTACGTTCTCCCAGCTCCAACAAAATCTAGAAAATATTTCAGGCATGAGTCCTGCTCACTGTCAGATCACACAGGGGTTGAACACAGGATCGAAATTTGACGGACCAGACATGATGAGTTTTGGCATGTACGACAAACAGTCCAACCTCCCCCAGTGGAGCGAGGTCCAAGGGGGCTCTGACAGCAGGGAGAAGCGTTTTGTTTGCCTCTTCTGTCACAAGTGTCTCATGACGTCTCAGAACCTTGAGGTGCACATGCGcattcacacaggagagagacCTTTCAGTTGCAGCCAGTGCGGGAAAAGGTTCACCCAGTCAGCCCATCTGAAAACCCACCAGAGCGTACACACTGGAGAGCGGCCGTTTGCATGTAGACTTTGTGGGAAAAGTTTCATAGTGAAATACAGTCTCACGTTACACCTTAAGAAACACCACCCCAATGTTTGATGCGTTTGTGATGTTAAAACAAATGGGACATGCATGAGATTGTATCTTAACAATTTACTGTCCAAAAGcttctaaaaatacatttctattgttTAAAATTGGATCACAATTCCATGTATGAAATCCTTTTATGTAGGTATTAGAAAATAAAGAATATATACGGTGACTACTTTTAGTACTTCTCATGAaagatttctgtattttatttttgtttacattttgtatagTTTTAATGTTTTCTATGAACTACCATTGGTTGTCATCAGCAGGCTAAACATACAAGTTATTGTAGAAGGGTTAGGGATAAAAACAATATTGCCTAGTGGGCTAAGAAAACAATTGTAGCTAAGAACACTCTTTGCCCTTCCGTGTCAAAATACTGTAGATACTATTTTGGGGTGGACACAATAAGAGCATGTTCCCCATAGTGTGTCGAACCAAATTACCGTATACATGGATTCTTGTTTGAATTACAATAGCAATTAAATCAAGACTTGCATTAAACTGAAATTCCTACCCTTTTCCCACTCTATAGTCATTATGTCTGGACCAATATCATGGTCTGCATATGTGAAAACTGTGGATTTATACTTTTTGTAGTATATAACTGATAacgttgtaaaaaaaaagacatttaaactgaatgttatttttttcaggcTAAAGGTGTGGATGGTTCAGCACATCAGCATTTTCtaggtagattttttttaatgtaggtCCTGCTTGCTCTGCTGCCACTACTCCATCTCTTGACCTTACTTTGTGTCTCGAGGACTCTGCACTACTGTCAGTTGTAATAGGAGACGGTTGTAAACAGAAGCACACCAAAAACAGGCAGGCTATTTAGGATGCATATCAAACAAGCAAGACAACAAATAGGCAGTCAGAATAGCGATGTATGTTCTTTTGTTGATCATCGTTTTAAATATTGGTTCGTGATGTGAGGACACTGCTCTTGGTTGCTGGAGGTGTTCAGAGACTTAAGGGACGTACAGACTGGTGACAAATCAAAGGGAAAAACCAGTGTTGGGCCACCAGAACAGCGTAAATGCACTTTGGCATATATTCTACAAGTCACTAActgatggaacaccattctccAAAAATCTATTctctcatttggtgttttgtggATGGTGGGTGTTGGCCAACAATTAGATCTGTGTTTCCCAaaccttttcagttactgtaccaccaacaGAATTTAGCTTTGCTCTAAaaacccctgaagtaccccctcgtTAATTTgactagtaagcctatgttgTCATGAGTGttctcaagtaccccctgttGATAGGTCCTCGCACCCCTGGTTGGGCGTTAGATCAGGGCTGCTCAACCCCGTTCCTGGAGATCCACTGTATAGGTTCTCTCTCCAACCTAGTTTAGCTATTCATCCAGCTATTAGAAtaaggtgtgctaaattagagttggaaaGAGAACctacagtagatctccaggaacagggttgggcagcccgaCGTAGACCCTTTCCTTGTGCCATCTTGGTCCAGAATCGAGGTCCTCTGGCCCTGCTCACGTGCCACATGTTAGGATGTTAACTGCTTAaatgtatggaagcatctgcctttatcttcctccactcatttattcaggggTTTCCTATCATTTGTCACTCGTCTGTATCTTCATGTTATGGTCTTGTGAAAAGCTGAATGTATTCTGACCGATGCTCTTCTATTTTAGAATGTCTACAGGTTCATACCGTTGTTAGAAGAAACGTGATTGTCACAGTGGTTGGCAGATATGTCAAGGTTATGTACTGCTGAATTTGATTCATTATAAGATTAAAGGTGTACCGGGCAAATTCCTAATGTCTGCATGCATTATTTTTGGATACTAGAAGACAAAAGGAGTCTActgaaaacatatatatatatatatatatataaaacaaatattcttGGGCTATCCATAACTACAGGGCTGGTCTGTCGTGGCCCTGGGTGTCTACAGCCCTGTGAGATGTCTTcctaggaaatatagcaaaatttaTAGGAAATGGTCATTAACaaagttagaaataatgatttttttattgaaataacaaTTGTGTCCAAACTTAGCTCTCGTCAAAgtatcctccatttgcagcaattacagctttgCCGACTTTTGGAATTGTAGTTTCAATTTGCCAAGGTAATCTGAAGCGAATTCACCctatgcttcctgaagcacatcgcacaagttggattggcttgatagCACTTCAGCACAATACtttcaagctgctcccacaacaactcagttgggttgagatccagtgagtgctggccactccattatagatagaataccagctgactgctttttccctaaatagttcttgaatagtttggagttgtgctttgggtcattgtactgttgtaggaggaaattggctccaatcaaggaCCGTTCACAGGgtatggtgttgcaaaatggagtgatatcCTTCCTTCTTTTACACTGCACAAATCtcccaccaaagcacccccagaccatcacgttgcctccaccatgcctgATGgtatcaagcactcctccagcatcttttcatttggtttgtgtctcatgaatgttcctggtgatctgaacacctcaaactttgaTTAGTCTGTCCATAACAGCTTTTTCCAATaatcctctgtccagtgtctgtgttctttgcatcttaatttttcttttaattggatAGCCTGAGagatggctttttctttgcaacactGCCTAGAATGCCAGCCTCCCACAGTCACCTCTTCAGTGTTGACGTTGCAAtgggtgttttgcgggtactatttaatgaagctgccagttgaggacctgtgaaaCGTccgtttctcaaactagacactgtaatatatttgtcctcttgctcagttgtgcaccagggcctcccactcctctttctattctggttagagacagtttgtgctgttctgggaaggtagtacacagcgttgtatgagaCCTTCtgtttcttggcagtttctcgcctgaaatagccttcatttcaaaAACTTTTGAGTGAACCTTCAAAGGTTATCCTGCCCAGAGAAACATTTTAGAACCTTGATTCAGCAACATCCTGTTTTCATATGAAGACATGCATATGGTGCTGGAGATAATGAGGTTGAAATCTGGTGGAATTGCCCTTTAATTTGGAGCATCTAACAAAATGTATACCTGGGAATGGTGAATACCTGGGAATGTTTTCTATATGGTGTTTAAATTTTAGCCACACCAAACATAGctttaaacaattttattaaaaaaaacaaaacattacacaaatCTAAACCTGTCACCATTTAATTTTTCATTATGCTATAGTTGTATTTGGTAAAAATGacactttactacaatgtaaaatagtgagtgtacagcttgtataacagtgtaaatttgctgtcccctcaaaataacacaacacacagccattaatgtctaaaccactggcaacaaatgtgagtacacccctaagtgaaaatgtccaaattgagccCAATTCATATGACACCGAGGAggggaaatggctaattgggctcaatttggacattttcacttaggggtgtactcacttttgttgccagcggtttagacattaatggctgtgtgttgtgttattttgaggggacagcaaatttacactgttatacaagctgtacactcactattttacattgtagtaaagtgtcattttttcagtgttgtcacaaaagatataatcaaatttttacaaaaatgtgaggggtgtactcacttttgtgagatactgtatattcaatgtAACACtgaaaacccccttaatgataaTTAGTTTTGCAGTCAGATTTAAATGCATGTGTTATTTAAATTGATGATAAATGGTTGTAGTTgttcaaatgttaatgtttatataaatgtatttatcatgTTCATTTTGTTGAATGTCATGTAAGCTGCATTGGATTTAGTTTTACAGCCAAATGCTTCAACGTTGTAACTACATTCTTACAATAATATCCTTTctatttttagattttattatgAAGAACTTCCTGTCCCAATAACTTCTGATATTTTGGTATAAAAAGTAATTTACTCCAACAgactacagtgcctttggaaagtattcggTCCCATTTACCACTCCACATTGTGTTAaagacttaatttataactgATTACATTACTATTGCCATCAACCTACACACAATGCCCCATAattacaaagcaaaaacacaaatcCACTTGTTGAAAATCATAATCCTCAATATCTCATATAGAAAAATACACAAGTGATGGGGTATGATTACTTTCTGAAGACACTATTCACATGCTAATTATGTCTCCCATTTTTAAACATGACAGTAGTAAACTTGATGACGCAACACATGCATGGGCAAGTGAGGTTACGTACATGTGTCCTGCAGTATCAAGATCTCAACGCTATATAGCACCTTTGGGATAAGATGGAACAGGCTGTTCACAGCACAAGTGTAGTCTGAATAAATCTAAGCTGTCAATCGCTTCTTTTACTGAATAGTCACCATTTTATACCTAGCAACAGTGTTGTGCTTTAACAAGCTCAGAAGTCCTAAAGATTGACACTGTTAATGAAAGCTAACCCATATTTGTTTAACATTACCTTGCTAACTAAGCCAGTCACACACTACTGTAGTAGCTAATATTACTATTGACCACCCCATACTACATTCTTCTAGGAAACTTTATGATCAACATTACTCTCTATATTATCTGTGGGGTTTATGCAATGGGTAAACCTTACCAAAATATTTGATAGTTCAACAGAttttaatctattttatttcaacagGAAATAAGAATTGCAGCCATTTTAATAAGTTATCCTCCAGGGTTGACATGCTTCTCAGACTGCCTGCACACTTCAATAATGCCATCATAAAATGGTTGACGTATTTATTTTAGGTTCTCATTTGCTGGACTATACAGCTTGTTTCATGATTAGTTGAGTAAataactataataattaatgCCCTCAGTAAACAGAAACGAATacagtaaagaaaaaagtatatttgtTATATAAGGTAGGTTTACTGTGAGAACACATTGTGTTACAGTTCTGGGGCCATTTTTCGAAAAAGcatcttttgttttttaattaactTAAGGGATTCATCAAAACATAAGATGCTTTTGAGAAACAGGCTCCTTACTTGACATGAGTCGTCTTCTTGCAAGCACACTAACAACGTTATATTGTTACATATAAATACAACCCTTGATGAAGAAGATCTTTTTTGGGGGGCGAATATACAGAGTAGGATAtgaacacatttgaaaatacaCACAATGGTTCTTATGGATCCTTTAAACTGTTATGGTAGCAAACAAACTCATACGGAATTTACTTGTTAATTTTCAAATTACATTCCAGAGGTAATACATGGCTCATCgaatggctttataaattggattacattttcttaattgtaCCAAAGAAAACTGAAGCTATGACAGCGTCCTAACGTAACTCCACAGTGTTTCTCAGTTCATTCATCAACACAATTAGTATGAAAATACAAGCACGCCCAATAATCTTCAATGTCCGTACTTCAACATTAAAACACTATCAGGGTTCTGGTCTAATGCGGGTCTAATGCATGTTACTTCACAGATTAGGGTGGTGTTTCTGTTGGTGCAGCCTCAGGTTTTGTTTCCCGGCGAATCTTTTACCGCAGTGCTCGCAGGCAAATGGCCTCTCTCCAGTGTGAACGCTCTGGTGTGT encodes:
- the LOC105023392 gene encoding zinc finger protein 2-like: MNTIVGSMWNSKALHEQLASIMGALTKAAVADICEVVDEGYAILQLEISRSYKENEDLKKKLHLIESIIARGSDGKGGAQDVATEPVPPPGECVLPKPSLPEDTCHKSNGIITTGNRYFVEEEELPDVVLIKDEDSEDCDTHEEGVNVSSVEGDSASHTSPNSRKEGTSPAHFISKKRDWQGKEDGSIFQSEQKKESSMHTLKRPASRLGFGKRRSMGPQYTLHESPNQSGSSRLQSGDRMETGELVCSYASETDSDVLVVHPEPPLVPTVSAVNSSSQAGTHSDRRDMDMIDSQPFQVEMDMCSTWTKTAKPEITFSQLQQNLENISGMSPAHCQITQGLNTGSKFDGPDMMSFGMYDKQSNLPQWSEVQGGSDSREKRFVCLFCHKCLMTSQNLEVHMRIHTGERPFSCSQCGKRFTQSAHLKTHQSVHTGERPFACRLCGKSFIVKYSLTLHLKKHHPNV